The following proteins are co-located in the Micromonospora viridifaciens genome:
- the mtrA gene encoding MtrAB system response regulator MtrA: MRARVLVVDDDPALAEMLGIVLRSEGFVPSFVADGERALSAFRESRPDIVLLDLMLPGMSGIDVARAIRAESGVPIVMLTAKSDTVDVVLGLESGADDYVVKPFKPKELVARMRARLRRGEDVAPELLTIGPPGNQISIDVPAHTVSRNGEEVKLTPLEFDLLVALARKPRQVFTREVLLEQVWGYRHAADTRLVNVHVQRLRAKIEPDPERPEIILTVRGVGYKAGTG; this comes from the coding sequence ATGAGAGCCCGGGTACTGGTGGTCGACGACGACCCAGCGCTCGCCGAGATGCTCGGCATCGTCCTGCGCAGCGAGGGCTTCGTGCCCTCCTTCGTCGCGGACGGGGAGCGGGCGCTGTCCGCGTTCCGTGAGAGCCGGCCGGACATCGTCCTGCTCGACCTGATGCTGCCCGGTATGAGTGGCATCGACGTGGCCCGGGCGATCCGGGCCGAGTCCGGCGTGCCGATCGTCATGCTGACCGCGAAGAGCGACACGGTGGACGTGGTGCTCGGGCTGGAGTCCGGGGCCGACGACTACGTGGTGAAGCCGTTCAAGCCCAAGGAGCTGGTGGCCCGGATGCGGGCCCGGCTGCGCCGGGGCGAGGACGTCGCTCCGGAGCTGCTCACCATCGGCCCGCCCGGCAACCAGATCTCGATCGACGTGCCGGCCCACACGGTCAGCCGGAACGGCGAGGAGGTGAAGCTGACCCCGCTGGAGTTCGACCTGCTGGTCGCGCTCGCCCGCAAGCCGCGTCAGGTCTTCACCCGCGAGGTGCTGCTGGAGCAGGTCTGGGGCTACCGGCACGCCGCCGACACCCGCCTGGTCAACGTGCACGTCCAGCGGCTGCGCGCCAAGATCGAGCCGGATCCGGAGCGACCCGAAATCATCCTCACCGTGCGCGGCGTGGGCTACAAGGCAGGCACCGGATAG
- a CDS encoding DUF4129 domain-containing protein, with protein sequence MSRWWTEAVAALGDVVPLPLAALLLLLGALLAALAWYFFPAWVPRRLPRPRLPRPRRRQLPRFRLPRLRLRKLRLPRLRWPRLLRRRPKARSAGEAPPVPAPRVPEPVAAAPAGLADRLAAEGRYAEAVRERLRDMVRELVDRRVVEVRPGMTVTELTTAAGHVRPRVHPALHAAAMIFSDLWYAQRPATREHDHRMRALASELHHELTGDGERP encoded by the coding sequence GTGAGCCGCTGGTGGACCGAGGCGGTCGCCGCGCTCGGGGACGTCGTACCGCTGCCGCTGGCCGCCCTGCTCCTGCTGCTCGGCGCGCTGCTGGCCGCCCTGGCCTGGTACTTCTTCCCGGCCTGGGTGCCGCGCCGGCTCCCCAGACCGCGCCTGCCCCGCCCGCGTCGCCGCCAGCTGCCCCGATTCCGGCTGCCCCGGCTCCGGCTGCGGAAGCTGCGGCTGCCCCGGTTGCGCTGGCCCCGCCTCCTCCGACGCCGGCCGAAGGCCCGGTCGGCGGGCGAGGCCCCGCCGGTGCCCGCGCCCCGCGTACCCGAGCCGGTGGCCGCCGCACCCGCCGGCCTCGCCGACCGGCTCGCCGCCGAGGGCCGGTACGCCGAGGCGGTCCGGGAGCGGCTCCGCGACATGGTCCGTGAGCTGGTCGACCGGCGGGTGGTCGAGGTACGCCCCGGGATGACGGTCACCGAGCTGACCACGGCGGCGGGCCACGTCCGGCCCCGGGTGCACCCCGCCCTGCACGCCGCCGCGATGATCTTCTCCGACCTCTGGTACGCCCAACGACCGGCCACCCGCGAGCACGACCACCGGATGCGGGCCCTCGCCAGCGAGCTGCACCACGAGCTGACCGGGGACGGTGAACGCCCGTGA
- a CDS encoding DUF4350 domain-containing protein — protein MTATLDPPRPVAPPRGRHRRHRVLIPFGLAVLLIVATLVLHAVDQPDGAEPGFLSPVATHGDGGSRLAEALRAQGVTVRRETDTLRALQATTPGPATLFVPAPELVHPDTVTALTSLPPGSRLVLVDPPRRMLERLGLPLAPAERRWATRVTSPEADGRPCQLTEADRAGLAAADRQRYATQHSSTDRCYSGGLVRVRWRTEVVVIGSSDPFRDDRIDEWGNRALATGLLGGDRPLVWLDLPGPAPAPSWSRDPDGDGRPPRPSPRPDDRAAAPPPEDNPLWDAFPAWFWALLVQLALAGLFAVLWRARRLGPPVPEPLPVTVRSAETVLGRARLYRRAEARGPAAETLRAAALERLRYRLNLPPDTPPAEVAARVAGFVGADPERVAELLHGAEPTTDQELLALARDLDALTRTVTHPTEGDHR, from the coding sequence GTGACCGCCACCCTCGACCCGCCTCGCCCGGTCGCTCCACCGCGCGGCCGGCACCGCCGGCACCGGGTGCTGATCCCGTTCGGGCTGGCCGTGCTGCTGATCGTGGCCACCCTGGTCCTGCACGCCGTCGACCAGCCCGACGGCGCCGAGCCGGGCTTCCTCTCCCCGGTCGCCACGCACGGCGACGGCGGCAGCCGGCTGGCCGAGGCGCTCCGCGCGCAGGGCGTGACCGTGCGCCGCGAGACCGACACCCTGCGGGCGCTGCAGGCCACCACGCCCGGCCCGGCCACCCTCTTCGTACCGGCCCCGGAGCTGGTGCACCCGGACACCGTCACCGCCCTGACCAGCCTGCCGCCCGGCAGCCGGCTGGTGCTGGTCGACCCGCCCCGGCGGATGCTGGAGCGGCTGGGCCTGCCGCTGGCGCCGGCCGAGCGCCGCTGGGCCACCCGGGTGACCTCCCCGGAGGCCGACGGCCGCCCCTGCCAGCTGACCGAGGCCGACCGCGCCGGCCTCGCCGCCGCCGACCGGCAGCGCTACGCGACACAGCACAGCTCGACCGACCGCTGCTACTCCGGCGGGCTGGTCCGGGTGCGCTGGCGCACCGAGGTGGTGGTGATCGGCAGCAGCGACCCGTTCCGCGACGACCGGATCGACGAGTGGGGCAACCGGGCCCTCGCCACCGGCCTGCTCGGCGGCGACCGCCCGCTGGTCTGGCTCGACCTCCCCGGCCCGGCCCCCGCGCCGAGCTGGTCACGCGACCCCGACGGCGACGGCCGGCCACCTCGGCCGTCCCCGCGCCCGGACGACCGGGCGGCCGCGCCGCCACCGGAGGACAACCCGCTCTGGGACGCCTTCCCGGCCTGGTTCTGGGCGCTGCTGGTCCAGCTGGCGCTGGCCGGGCTGTTCGCGGTGCTCTGGCGCGCCCGCCGGCTCGGCCCACCCGTGCCCGAGCCGCTACCGGTGACGGTCCGCTCCGCCGAGACGGTGCTCGGCCGGGCCCGGCTCTACCGGCGCGCCGAGGCCCGGGGCCCGGCCGCCGAGACCCTGCGGGCCGCCGCGCTGGAGCGGCTGCGGTACCGGCTCAACCTGCCGCCGGACACGCCACCCGCCGAGGTGGCCGCCCGGGTCGCCGGCTTCGTCGGAGCCGACCCCGAGCGGGTGGCGGAGCTGCTGCACGGCGCCGAGCCGACCACCGACCAGGAACTGCTGGCGCTGGCCCGCGACCTGGACGCCCTGACCCGTACCGTCACCCACCCGACCGAAGGAGACCACCGGTGA
- a CDS encoding AAA family ATPase, whose amino-acid sequence MTGPVIAPAVTQPDARAALYRLRAEVAKAVVGQDAVVTGLVIALLCRGHVLLEGVPGVAKTLLIRTVATALDLASKRVQFTPDLMPGDVTGSLIFDPRTAAFTFREGPVFTNLLLADEINRTPPKTQSALLEVMEERQVSVEGERRPLPEPFIVAATQNPIEYEGTYPLPEAQLDRFLLKLTVPLPSRDEELGVLRAHHAGFDPRDLHAAGVRPVATAADLAAAREAVHRVHVAEPLLGYLVDLCRATRATPALELGASPRGATALLSTAKAWSWLAGRDHVTPDDVKAVARPTLRHRLRLRPEVELEGMTVDAVLDAVLATVPTPR is encoded by the coding sequence GTGACCGGACCCGTCATCGCACCGGCCGTCACGCAGCCCGACGCCCGCGCCGCCCTGTACCGGCTGCGGGCCGAGGTGGCCAAGGCTGTCGTCGGGCAGGACGCCGTGGTCACCGGCCTGGTGATCGCGCTGCTCTGCCGGGGGCACGTGCTGCTGGAGGGCGTACCGGGGGTGGCCAAGACCCTGCTGATCCGCACCGTGGCCACCGCCCTCGACCTGGCGTCCAAGCGGGTCCAGTTCACCCCCGACCTGATGCCCGGCGACGTCACCGGGTCGCTGATCTTCGACCCACGCACCGCCGCGTTCACCTTCCGGGAGGGGCCGGTCTTCACCAACCTGCTCCTCGCCGACGAGATCAACCGGACGCCCCCGAAGACCCAGTCGGCGCTGCTGGAGGTGATGGAGGAGCGGCAGGTCTCCGTCGAGGGCGAGCGCCGCCCGCTGCCCGAGCCGTTCATCGTCGCCGCCACCCAGAACCCCATCGAGTACGAGGGCACCTACCCGCTGCCCGAGGCGCAGCTCGACCGGTTCCTGCTCAAGCTGACCGTGCCGCTGCCCAGCCGGGACGAGGAGCTGGGCGTGCTCCGCGCCCACCACGCCGGCTTCGACCCGCGCGACCTGCACGCCGCCGGCGTACGCCCGGTGGCCACCGCCGCCGACCTGGCCGCCGCCCGGGAGGCGGTCCACCGGGTGCACGTGGCCGAGCCGCTCCTCGGCTACCTCGTGGACCTGTGCCGCGCCACCCGGGCCACCCCGGCGCTGGAGCTGGGCGCCTCGCCCCGGGGCGCCACCGCGCTGCTCAGCACCGCCAAGGCGTGGTCCTGGCTGGCCGGCCGCGATCACGTCACCCCCGACGACGTGAAGGCGGTGGCCCGGCCCACCCTGCGGCACCGGCTCCGGCTGCGCCCCGAGGTCGAACTCGAGGGCATGACCGTCGACGCGGTGCTGGACGCGGTGCTGGCCACCGTGCCGACCCCGCGATGA
- a CDS encoding DUF58 domain-containing protein: protein MTWRAALLLGAGAATLPAWPAPFLGVAVMTGAVLLLVALDWALAAPLHALTATRTGDRAVRLGGTATVTLHLANASGRPLRAQVRDAWVPSAGARPDVPPERLVTVEPGGTANLPVRLTPARRGDRPAAALTVRSFGPLRLAFRQRTGRPAAPPWTLRVLPRFDSRRHLPEKLAKLRVIDGVQVTRGRGQGTEFDTLREYVVGDDVRSIDWRASARRSDVLVRTWRPERDRRLVCVLDTGRTSAVRVGDEPGLDTAIDAALLLTALASRAGDRVDLLAADSTVRAAVTGSGRPALLPRLVDALAPLQPALLETDFELIAGEVLRRERRRSLVVLFTALEAGPLGEGLLPVLPRLASRHRVVIAATHDPVLTGLTTTPPTGPDDAYAAAAAWRALAERDRVRVALSRYGVTVVDAPADRLAPAVADTYLRLKSLGQL, encoded by the coding sequence ATGACCTGGCGGGCGGCGCTGCTGCTCGGCGCGGGCGCGGCGACCCTGCCGGCCTGGCCGGCGCCGTTCCTCGGGGTGGCCGTGATGACCGGTGCGGTGCTGCTGCTCGTCGCCCTCGACTGGGCCCTCGCGGCGCCACTGCACGCGCTCACCGCCACCCGCACCGGTGACCGGGCGGTCCGGCTGGGCGGCACCGCCACCGTCACCCTGCACCTGGCCAACGCCTCCGGCCGCCCGCTGCGCGCCCAGGTACGCGACGCCTGGGTGCCCTCGGCGGGCGCCCGGCCGGACGTACCGCCGGAACGGCTGGTGACGGTCGAGCCGGGCGGGACGGCCAACCTGCCGGTCCGCCTCACCCCGGCCCGCCGCGGCGACCGACCCGCGGCGGCGCTCACCGTACGTTCCTTCGGGCCGCTGCGGCTGGCGTTCCGGCAGCGCACCGGTCGCCCGGCCGCACCACCGTGGACCTTGCGCGTGCTGCCCCGCTTCGACTCCCGGCGGCACCTGCCCGAGAAGCTGGCGAAGCTGCGGGTCATCGACGGCGTCCAGGTGACCCGGGGGCGCGGCCAGGGCACCGAGTTCGACACCCTGCGCGAGTACGTGGTCGGCGACGACGTCCGCTCGATCGACTGGCGGGCCAGCGCGCGCCGCTCGGACGTGCTGGTGCGTACCTGGCGGCCGGAGCGGGACCGGCGCCTGGTCTGCGTGCTGGACACCGGCCGCACCTCGGCGGTACGCGTCGGCGACGAACCCGGGCTGGACACCGCGATCGACGCGGCGCTGCTGCTCACCGCGCTGGCCTCCCGGGCCGGTGACCGGGTCGACCTGCTCGCCGCCGACAGCACGGTCCGGGCCGCGGTGACCGGCAGCGGCCGGCCCGCGCTGCTCCCCCGGCTGGTGGACGCGCTCGCCCCGCTCCAGCCCGCGCTGCTGGAGACCGACTTCGAGCTGATCGCCGGCGAGGTGCTGCGCCGGGAACGGCGACGCAGCCTGGTGGTGCTCTTCACCGCCCTGGAGGCGGGACCGCTCGGCGAGGGGCTGCTACCGGTGCTGCCCCGGCTGGCTTCCCGGCACCGGGTGGTGATCGCGGCGACCCACGACCCGGTGCTCACCGGGCTCACCACCACCCCGCCGACCGGCCCGGACGACGCGTACGCCGCTGCGGCGGCCTGGCGGGCACTCGCCGAACGGGACCGGGTCCGGGTCGCGCTGTCCCGGTACGGCGTGACGGTGGTGGACGCCCCCGCCGACCGCCTCGCCCCGGCGGTCGCCGACACCTACCTCCGCCTCAAGTCCCTCGGCCAACTCTGA
- a CDS encoding RDD family protein, which translates to MTWADAGLVSGEAVELDVRAARLGSRVLALLIDLVAQLMAALLLGVVLMVVLLSLPGDIVDGALFGASQTVLLILVLVGYPVLMERFAGGRTLGKLAVGLRVVRADGGPVGVGQSLTRALVGVAVEWPGLVLPLLSWVASVTVMLSDPRGRRLGDLVAGTLVVHTRGAGIWRPAPPVVPPLLGWAGTLDLTWLDDGLALAVRQYLGRMHQLAEPDRTRLGRELWAEVSAVTSPPPPWAAPAPAYLAAVLAERGRRAAYRLGRTRLVTATLWPELTPPPLAIPAPLVVPAPPPAMPAPPAATLRPAAPAPPALWPAAPVPSTRQPAAPARADAPDR; encoded by the coding sequence GTGACATGGGCCGACGCCGGCCTGGTCAGCGGCGAGGCGGTGGAGCTGGACGTCCGGGCGGCCCGGTTGGGGTCCCGCGTGCTCGCCCTGCTGATCGACCTGGTGGCCCAGCTGATGGCGGCGCTGCTGCTCGGGGTGGTCCTGATGGTGGTGCTGCTCAGCCTGCCGGGCGACATCGTGGACGGTGCGCTGTTCGGCGCGTCGCAGACCGTGCTGCTGATCCTGGTGCTGGTCGGTTACCCGGTGCTGATGGAGCGGTTCGCCGGCGGCCGCACGCTCGGCAAGCTGGCCGTGGGGCTGCGGGTGGTCCGCGCCGACGGCGGCCCGGTCGGGGTCGGCCAGTCGCTCACCCGAGCCCTGGTGGGCGTCGCGGTGGAGTGGCCGGGCCTGGTCCTGCCCCTGCTGAGCTGGGTGGCGAGCGTGACGGTGATGCTGAGCGACCCGCGCGGGCGGCGGCTGGGCGACCTCGTGGCGGGCACCCTGGTGGTGCACACCCGCGGCGCGGGGATCTGGCGGCCGGCCCCGCCGGTCGTACCGCCGCTGCTCGGCTGGGCGGGGACGCTCGACCTGACCTGGCTGGACGACGGGCTGGCGCTGGCTGTCCGGCAGTACCTCGGCCGGATGCACCAGCTCGCCGAGCCGGACCGGACCCGGCTGGGGCGGGAGTTGTGGGCCGAGGTCTCGGCCGTCACCTCGCCGCCTCCACCGTGGGCGGCACCCGCACCGGCGTACCTGGCCGCCGTGCTGGCCGAGCGGGGCCGGCGGGCGGCGTACCGGTTGGGCCGTACCCGGTTGGTCACCGCGACGCTCTGGCCGGAACTGACCCCACCCCCGCTCGCCATCCCGGCACCGCTCGTCGTCCCAGCACCGCCGCCCGCCATGCCGGCACCGCCCGCGGCCACGCTGCGGCCCGCCGCGCCGGCACCGCCCGCGCTGTGGCCCGCCGCGCCGGTACCGAGCACGCGGCAGCCCGCCGCGCCCGCCCGCGCCGATGCTCCTGATCGGTGA
- the efeB gene encoding iron uptake transporter deferrochelatase/peroxidase subunit has translation MSEPQAVPAEVPRRATLSRRRAITLAGVGAAGVAGVAGGAGALLGGGTHAGATDTAAGAVPFHGEHQAGITTPAQDRLHFVAFDVITRDRAKLVALLQEWTAAAARMTAGKDAGLIGAVGGMPEAPPDDTGEALGLPPSQLTLTIGFGPTLFRDAQGRDRFGIADRRPAALADLPHFAGDALKPELSGGDICVQACANDPQVAVHAIRNLARIGMGVVSVRWSQLGFGRTSSTSRDQATPRNLFGFKDGTANLKAEDANLLREQLWAQAGDGPDWMTGGSYLVTRKIRMQIETWDRSSLAEQEQIVGRTKGSGAPLGKRDEFDEPDFAAKGDGGQPVIAETAHVRLAHPSQNGGAHLLRRGYNFVDGSDGLGRLDAGLFFIAYQRDPRKQFVPIQTRLARNDAMNEYLRHVSSGLFACPPGVRDAADWWGRDLFS, from the coding sequence ATGAGCGAGCCCCAGGCCGTACCCGCCGAGGTGCCGCGCCGGGCCACCCTGTCCCGGCGGCGGGCCATCACCCTGGCCGGGGTCGGCGCCGCCGGTGTGGCCGGGGTCGCCGGCGGCGCGGGCGCTCTGCTCGGCGGCGGCACCCACGCGGGCGCCACCGACACGGCCGCCGGGGCGGTGCCGTTCCACGGCGAGCACCAGGCCGGCATCACCACCCCGGCCCAGGACCGCCTGCACTTCGTCGCGTTCGACGTCATCACCCGGGACCGGGCGAAGCTGGTCGCGCTGCTGCAGGAGTGGACCGCAGCCGCGGCCCGGATGACCGCCGGCAAGGACGCCGGGCTGATCGGCGCCGTCGGCGGCATGCCGGAGGCCCCGCCGGACGACACCGGCGAGGCGCTCGGGCTGCCCCCGTCGCAGCTCACCCTCACCATCGGCTTCGGCCCGACGCTGTTCCGGGACGCGCAGGGCAGGGACCGGTTCGGCATCGCCGACCGGCGGCCCGCCGCCCTCGCCGACCTGCCGCACTTCGCCGGGGACGCGCTCAAGCCGGAGCTCTCCGGCGGCGACATCTGCGTCCAGGCCTGCGCCAACGACCCGCAGGTGGCGGTGCACGCCATCCGTAACCTGGCCCGGATCGGCATGGGTGTGGTCAGCGTCCGCTGGTCGCAGCTCGGCTTCGGGCGTACGTCGTCGACGTCGCGGGACCAGGCCACCCCGCGCAACCTGTTCGGCTTCAAGGACGGCACCGCCAACCTCAAGGCCGAGGACGCCAACCTGCTCCGCGAGCAGCTCTGGGCCCAGGCGGGCGACGGGCCCGACTGGATGACCGGCGGGTCGTACCTGGTCACCCGCAAGATCCGGATGCAGATCGAGACCTGGGACCGCAGCTCCCTCGCGGAGCAGGAGCAGATCGTCGGCCGGACCAAGGGCAGCGGCGCGCCGCTCGGCAAGCGCGACGAGTTCGACGAGCCGGACTTCGCCGCCAAGGGCGACGGCGGGCAGCCGGTCATCGCCGAGACCGCGCACGTGCGGCTCGCCCACCCGAGCCAGAACGGCGGTGCCCACCTGCTGCGCCGCGGCTACAACTTCGTCGACGGCTCGGACGGGCTGGGCCGGCTCGACGCCGGGCTCTTCTTCATCGCCTACCAGCGGGACCCGCGCAAGCAGTTCGTGCCGATCCAGACCCGGCTCGCCCGTAACGACGCCATGAACGAGTACCTGCGGCACGTTTCCAGCGGGCTGTTCGCCTGCCCACCCGGCGTCCGCGACGCCGCCGACTGGTGGGGCCGCGACCTCTTCTCCTGA
- the efeO gene encoding iron uptake system protein EfeO — protein MRTVRFLVPATAGLLAVAGLAGCGGGGDKKDAKGGGPIAVKATDSACEVGATEIEAGQVTFTITNSGSKVNEFYVYAAGDRVMGEVENIAPGLSRELRVELPAGTYETACKPGMSGRGIRGALKVTGTAASVAPDAALSQATVSYQRYVQSQTAALLTKTEEFVAAVKANDVAKAKALYPVARTYWERIEPVAESFGDLDPKIDGREEVVEEGMEFTGFHRIEKDLWTTGDISKDGPIADQLLIDVQAIVARANAEKLTPLQLANGAKALLDEVASGKITGEEERYSHTDLWDFNANLEGSKAAIAALRPALEQRSPELVKQLDTEFATVEATLGKHRAGDGWKLHTQLSKDELKELSDSINALAEPVSKVAAVVAR, from the coding sequence ATGCGTACCGTTCGATTCCTCGTGCCCGCCACCGCCGGGCTGCTCGCCGTCGCCGGCCTGGCCGGCTGCGGAGGCGGCGGCGACAAGAAGGACGCGAAGGGTGGCGGGCCGATCGCGGTCAAGGCCACCGACAGCGCCTGCGAGGTCGGCGCGACCGAGATCGAGGCCGGCCAGGTGACCTTCACGATCACCAACTCCGGCTCCAAGGTCAACGAGTTCTACGTCTACGCCGCGGGTGACCGGGTGATGGGCGAGGTGGAGAACATCGCCCCCGGGCTGAGCCGTGAGCTGCGGGTCGAACTGCCCGCCGGGACGTACGAGACGGCCTGCAAGCCGGGGATGAGCGGCCGGGGCATCCGGGGCGCGCTGAAGGTCACCGGCACCGCGGCGAGCGTGGCGCCCGACGCCGCGCTGAGCCAGGCCACCGTCAGCTATCAGCGGTACGTGCAGAGCCAGACCGCCGCGCTGCTGACGAAGACCGAGGAGTTCGTGGCCGCGGTCAAGGCCAACGACGTGGCCAAGGCCAAGGCCCTGTACCCGGTGGCCCGCACCTACTGGGAGCGGATCGAGCCGGTCGCGGAGAGCTTCGGCGACCTGGACCCCAAGATCGACGGCCGCGAGGAGGTCGTCGAGGAGGGCATGGAGTTCACCGGCTTCCACCGGATCGAGAAGGACCTGTGGACCACCGGCGACATCAGCAAGGACGGCCCGATCGCCGACCAGCTCCTCATCGACGTGCAGGCGATCGTGGCCCGCGCGAACGCCGAGAAGCTCACCCCACTCCAGCTCGCCAACGGCGCCAAGGCCCTCCTCGACGAGGTCGCCAGCGGCAAGATCACCGGTGAGGAGGAGCGCTACTCGCACACCGACCTCTGGGACTTCAACGCCAACCTGGAAGGCTCCAAGGCGGCCATCGCCGCGCTGCGCCCGGCCCTGGAGCAGCGCTCGCCCGAACTGGTGAAGCAGCTCGACACCGAGTTCGCCACCGTCGAGGCCACCCTCGGCAAGCACCGGGCCGGTGACGGCTGGAAGCTGCACACCCAGCTCAGCAAGGACGAGCTGAAGGAGCTGTCCGACAGCATCAACGCGCTGGCCGAACCGGTCAGCAAGGTGGCCGCGGTCGTCGCCCGGTGA
- the efeU gene encoding iron uptake transporter permease EfeU gives MFATYLIGLREGLEATLVVSILVAFLVKSDRRNRLPHVWLGVGLAVALSVFFGWLIEYTSATLLNTSKERELFDAVTSIAAVVFVTWMIFWMRKAARSIAGELRGKLSEALAVGAFAVTGMAFLAVIREGLETALIFYSAAQSAAGGAGRGALFALIGGIVTAVVIGFLLYRSALKLNLSKFFTWTGALLILVAAGIFKYGVHDFQEADVVPGLNTHAFDISSVLDPSTWYAALLSGMFNITPTPSVLEMVAWVAYAVPVMVLFLRKPGKPTAKPAMPAAKPAEAAEPAAAAKPATEASASPVQPA, from the coding sequence ATGTTCGCCACGTACCTGATCGGCCTGCGGGAGGGCCTGGAAGCAACCCTGGTGGTCAGCATCCTGGTCGCGTTCCTGGTCAAGTCTGACCGCCGCAACCGGCTGCCGCACGTGTGGCTCGGGGTCGGCTTGGCCGTGGCCCTGTCGGTGTTCTTCGGCTGGCTGATCGAGTACACCTCGGCCACGCTGCTCAACACCTCGAAGGAGCGCGAGCTCTTCGACGCGGTCACCTCGATCGCCGCCGTGGTCTTCGTCACCTGGATGATCTTCTGGATGCGTAAGGCCGCCCGGAGCATCGCCGGTGAGCTGCGGGGCAAGCTCAGCGAGGCGCTGGCCGTCGGCGCGTTCGCGGTGACCGGCATGGCGTTCCTCGCGGTCATCCGGGAGGGGCTGGAGACCGCGCTGATCTTCTACTCCGCCGCGCAGAGCGCGGCCGGCGGCGCGGGCCGCGGCGCGCTGTTCGCGCTGATCGGTGGCATCGTCACCGCCGTGGTGATCGGCTTCCTGCTCTACCGCAGCGCCCTCAAGCTCAACCTGAGCAAGTTCTTCACCTGGACGGGCGCGCTGCTCATCCTGGTGGCCGCCGGCATCTTCAAGTACGGCGTGCACGACTTCCAGGAGGCCGACGTGGTGCCCGGCCTGAACACCCACGCCTTCGACATCTCCTCGGTGCTCGACCCGAGCACCTGGTACGCGGCCCTGTTGAGCGGCATGTTCAACATCACGCCCACGCCGAGCGTGCTCGAGATGGTCGCCTGGGTGGCGTACGCGGTGCCGGTGATGGTGCTCTTCCTGCGCAAGCCGGGCAAGCCCACCGCCAAGCCGGCCATGCCAGCGGCCAAGCCGGCCGAGGCGGCCGAGCCGGCTGCGGCGGCGAAGCCCGCCACCGAAGCCTCCGCCAGTCCCGTGCAGCCTGCCTGA